From one Chryseobacterium sp. 3008163 genomic stretch:
- the purE gene encoding 5-(carboxyamino)imidazole ribonucleotide mutase, with amino-acid sequence MVGIIMGSQSDLPIMELAANFLKSLDIPYELTVVSAHRTPERMFDYAKHAKKRGLKVIIAGAGGAAHLPGMVASCTTLPVIGVPILSSNSIDGWDSVLSILQMPGGIPVATVALNGALNAGILAAKILGTGDEKVAEKLQIYQDTLKDKVLGTVDDIKAKHPNLYDL; translated from the coding sequence ATGGTAGGAATTATCATGGGAAGTCAGAGCGACTTGCCAATCATGGAACTGGCAGCAAATTTTTTGAAAAGTTTAGACATTCCTTACGAGCTGACTGTAGTTTCGGCACACAGAACTCCCGAAAGAATGTTTGATTATGCTAAACACGCTAAGAAAAGAGGGTTGAAAGTTATCATTGCAGGAGCTGGTGGAGCAGCCCATCTTCCAGGAATGGTGGCTAGCTGTACGACTTTACCCGTAATCGGAGTTCCTATTTTATCAAGCAATTCTATTGATGGCTGGGATTCTGTTTTATCAATTCTTCAAATGCCGGGCGGAATTCCCGTAGCGACTGTAGCTTTGAATGGTGCTTTAAATGCCGGAATTTTAGCTGCGAAAATATTAGGAACGGGTGATGAAAAGGTTGCAGAAAAGCTTCAGATTTATCAGGATACTTTGAAAGATAAGGTTTTAGGAACGGTAGATGACATCAAAGCTAAACATCCTAATTTGTATGATTTGTAA